In Chryseobacterium lactis, a single genomic region encodes these proteins:
- the thiH gene encoding 2-iminoacetate synthase ThiH, translating into MKSFNDVFENYQWEEIKTKLEKVSLSDVQNSLEKKNKTIEDFLNMLSPAASHELELMARMTRLLTQKRFGKTIQLYAPLYLSNECQNICTYCGFSLDNHLKRKTLSDTELLAEASVLKSMGVNHVLLVSGEANKIVGVPYFKNAVRLLKPHFSNISIEVQPLMEDEYQLLREEGVHSVLVYQETYHQEVYKEYHPKGKKSNFHFRLDTPDRIGRAGIHKIGLGVLLGLEDWRVDSFFNALHIDYLQKQYWKTKFSVSFPRLRPAEGIIEPNFIMEDKDLLQLICAYRIWNEDLEISISTRENELFRNHIVSLGATTMSAGSKTNPGGYSVDKESLEQFETSDERSMDEIRNMIKKAGYDPVMKDWDSVYSGA; encoded by the coding sequence ATGAAAAGTTTTAATGATGTTTTTGAAAATTATCAATGGGAAGAGATCAAAACTAAGCTTGAGAAAGTAAGTCTGTCTGATGTTCAAAACAGCCTTGAGAAAAAGAATAAAACAATTGAAGATTTTCTGAATATGCTGTCACCCGCTGCCTCTCACGAATTGGAGTTGATGGCGAGAATGACTCGTTTACTGACCCAGAAACGTTTTGGAAAAACTATTCAGCTCTATGCCCCATTGTATCTGAGCAATGAATGTCAGAATATCTGTACTTACTGTGGATTTAGTTTAGATAATCATTTAAAGAGAAAAACACTTTCGGATACAGAATTGCTGGCAGAAGCTTCAGTACTGAAATCTATGGGAGTTAATCACGTATTGCTGGTAAGTGGTGAAGCCAATAAAATAGTGGGAGTTCCCTATTTTAAAAACGCCGTTCGATTATTGAAACCTCACTTTTCCAATATCTCCATAGAAGTGCAGCCTTTAATGGAAGATGAATATCAGCTTCTTCGTGAAGAAGGCGTACATTCCGTATTGGTCTATCAGGAAACGTATCATCAGGAGGTATATAAAGAATATCACCCTAAAGGAAAAAAATCAAATTTCCATTTTCGTCTTGATACTCCGGACAGAATCGGGAGAGCCGGCATTCATAAAATTGGGCTTGGCGTTTTGCTTGGGCTGGAAGATTGGCGTGTGGACAGCTTCTTTAACGCCCTTCACATAGATTATCTTCAAAAGCAGTATTGGAAGACTAAATTTTCCGTTTCTTTTCCAAGATTAAGACCGGCCGAAGGAATTATAGAACCCAATTTTATTATGGAAGATAAAGATCTGCTGCAGCTCATCTGTGCCTACAGAATCTGGAATGAAGATCTTGAAATATCAATATCCACAAGAGAAAATGAACTGTTCAGGAATCATATAGTATCCTTAGGTGCTACCACAATGAGCGCAGGTTCAAAAACAAATCCGGGTGGCTATTCCGTAGATAAAGAATCTCTGGAACAATTTGAGACCAGCGATGAACGAAGCATGGATGAGATCAGGAATATGATTAAAAAAGCCGGCTATGACCCTGTAATGAAGGATTGGGATTCTGTTTATAGTGGAGCATAA
- the thiS gene encoding sulfur carrier protein ThiS, translating into MELIINHTRKTFDVLPDNLEALLAIELPGKKKGIAIALNNRIVPLSAWAETFLKDQDSVLIITATQGG; encoded by the coding sequence ATGGAACTTATAATCAACCACACCCGAAAAACATTCGATGTACTTCCTGACAACCTGGAAGCATTATTGGCTATAGAATTACCCGGAAAGAAAAAGGGAATTGCCATAGCCCTCAACAATCGTATTGTACCCCTGTCCGCCTGGGCAGAAACATTTCTCAAAGATCAGGATTCAGTTTTAATCATTACTGCCACTCAGGGCGGTTAA
- the panB gene encoding 3-methyl-2-oxobutanoate hydroxymethyltransferase, which produces MSVHSEIKKVTTETLRKMKFDKEKITMLTAYDFTTAKMVDAGGVDAILIGDSAANVMAGFETTLPITLDQMIYHAQSVVRGTDRALVIADLPFGTYQSNPEKALESAVRMMKEGGAHAVKIEGGKEISKSIKKIINAGIPVMGHLGLTPQSIYKFGTYKVRAKEEAEAEKLITDAQLLEELGCFSVVLEKIPADLAKRVTESISIPTIGIGAGANCDGQVLVYHDMVGMNKGFSPKFLRRYLDLYTEITGAVSQYVKDVKSVEFPNENESY; this is translated from the coding sequence ATGTCTGTTCACTCTGAAATTAAAAAAGTTACGACTGAAACCTTGCGTAAAATGAAATTCGACAAGGAAAAAATAACAATGCTTACGGCCTACGATTTTACCACGGCAAAGATGGTAGATGCAGGTGGAGTAGATGCTATTTTGATTGGAGACTCGGCAGCGAATGTAATGGCTGGTTTTGAAACTACACTGCCAATTACGCTGGATCAAATGATCTATCATGCTCAAAGTGTGGTAAGAGGAACCGACAGAGCACTGGTGATTGCCGATTTACCTTTCGGGACTTATCAGAGTAATCCTGAAAAAGCATTGGAATCTGCTGTGAGAATGATGAAGGAAGGTGGAGCTCATGCCGTGAAAATTGAAGGCGGAAAAGAGATTTCAAAATCGATCAAAAAAATTATTAATGCCGGAATTCCAGTAATGGGACATTTGGGATTAACGCCACAGTCTATTTATAAATTCGGAACTTATAAAGTAAGAGCAAAAGAAGAAGCAGAAGCTGAAAAACTGATTACCGATGCACAACTTTTAGAAGAATTGGGATGTTTCTCCGTAGTATTGGAAAAAATTCCTGCTGACTTAGCCAAAAGAGTGACAGAAAGCATTTCTATTCCTACGATCGGAATCGGAGCCGGGGCGAATTGTGACGGACAGGTTTTGGTATACCATGATATGGTAGGAATGAACAAAGGGTTTAGCCCAAAATTTTTAAGAAGATATCTTGACCTTTACACGGAAATTACAGGAGCTGTTTCTCAATATGTAAAAGATGTAAAAAGTGTTGAGTTTCCAAACGAAAACGAAAGTTATTAA
- a CDS encoding thiazole synthase, giving the protein MNNQRLTIADRVFESRLFLGTGKFGSLADMAASVVASETNMVTMALKRIDAQSAEDDLLDSLRETNVHLLPNTSGARTAREAVLAAQLAREALETNWVKLEIHPDPKYLLPDPIETLYATEELAKLGFIVMPYIHADPVLCKRLEDAGTAVVMPLGAPIGTNKGLRTLDFLEIIISQSNVPVVVDAGIGAPSDAAKAMEMGADAVLVNTAIAVARNPVNMAIAFKEGVIAGRRAFESGLGAIANHAEASSPLTSFLFE; this is encoded by the coding sequence ATGAACAATCAGAGATTAACAATAGCAGACAGAGTTTTTGAATCAAGGCTGTTTTTAGGGACAGGAAAATTTGGAAGTCTGGCAGATATGGCAGCTTCTGTTGTCGCTTCAGAAACAAATATGGTAACGATGGCTTTGAAGAGAATTGATGCCCAATCCGCTGAAGATGATTTATTAGACTCATTAAGAGAAACAAATGTTCATCTTTTACCCAATACTTCAGGTGCCAGAACGGCAAGAGAAGCTGTATTAGCGGCACAACTAGCCAGAGAAGCACTGGAGACAAATTGGGTGAAACTGGAAATTCATCCCGATCCGAAATACCTGTTGCCGGACCCTATCGAAACATTGTATGCTACCGAAGAACTTGCAAAATTAGGATTTATCGTAATGCCTTATATTCATGCAGATCCTGTATTATGCAAACGTCTGGAAGATGCAGGGACAGCTGTTGTAATGCCTTTAGGTGCTCCGATTGGTACCAATAAAGGATTAAGAACATTAGACTTTTTAGAAATCATCATCAGCCAAAGCAATGTTCCTGTAGTAGTAGATGCCGGAATAGGAGCACCTTCAGATGCGGCCAAAGCCATGGAAATGGGTGCAGATGCCGTTCTTGTAAATACAGCCATTGCTGTGGCACGAAATCCTGTTAATATGGCCATAGCTTTTAAGGAAGGAGTCATCGCTGGAAGAAGAGCTTTTGAATCCGGCTTGGGAGCAATTGCCAATCATGCTGAAGCTTCAAGCCCGCTCACTTCATTTTTATTTGAATAA
- a CDS encoding outer membrane beta-barrel family protein, with the protein MKKTILALSLLSSVIIFSQEKSNNQPKEKQIEGVVITKTKKAVEQKADRTIFDFSEQPMLNNGNVLEGIKKLPGLISTDIAGMMYQGKFLETYLNGRPLNITSNELNSFLEGMPANSVDRIEVITQPGAEFPATSGGAILNIITNKNANKYLTATYSGNYTFTSYDKVRSRTSNSINLNARNKLFGWQLNVGQNYRESMLNSNQNDLLKSNTDRIGRGYFAKSGLTFDLGQDRLLLNYDIYHNNNDNYTLSNGEGAEKVKDLTKPEGFYYRDFNFDASDAANTNSLRQEAVVTYQKRFSDKSQKLDFQFGYTKSTSRFDQDNIFRKGKYSNGDPIPNVGGNILNNNSDMRIATFKVDYSQPIKILDGGKVSFGGLYEKQNFDTESKGLTNLDYQRQTASTYLEFQAKFKKFDFTLGSRAENYDISGITRIIDSTGSVVQKDLIPFNKFKLFPNASVQYNLMSQVSIAANYNRKISLPSISALNPNNTTFQGPNTQVTGNPNLQPTIFDNYEVKLSAFDYAFIGYSVSSAQNQVAQIIRKDGKNLFNEQVNISNMRIHNFNVGLPIPFMIFSKSLSEVMKFNFNPDKINFMYVYAGYQKHEIDNLNNKGFWIFNVSTQLILPKDIKLTANYSYLTPKAGYFYFTAEKPFNNNLDITVTKKFMNNRLTVSVFANDIFNGQVMQVRSNPPSGESVMLRTKYDSRNFGISINYKIPTRNKLAKEDPNILNQTKKDDNGGVMQQGQ; encoded by the coding sequence ATGAAAAAAACTATACTTGCTTTATCGCTATTAAGCTCTGTGATTATTTTTTCACAGGAAAAGAGCAATAACCAACCAAAAGAAAAACAAATTGAGGGTGTTGTCATCACCAAAACTAAAAAAGCCGTTGAACAGAAAGCAGACCGTACTATTTTTGACTTTTCTGAACAGCCAATGTTGAATAACGGAAATGTTTTAGAAGGAATTAAAAAGCTTCCGGGACTTATTTCTACCGATATCGCCGGAATGATGTATCAGGGGAAGTTTCTGGAGACTTATCTTAATGGAAGACCGCTCAACATTACCTCTAACGAGCTTAACTCTTTTCTGGAAGGCATGCCTGCTAATTCCGTAGATAGAATTGAAGTAATTACACAGCCCGGCGCCGAATTTCCAGCCACTTCAGGAGGGGCAATCCTGAATATTATTACGAATAAAAATGCCAACAAGTACTTAACGGCAACCTATTCCGGAAATTATACCTTCACCAGCTATGATAAGGTTCGAAGCAGAACCAGTAACTCCATCAACTTAAATGCAAGAAACAAACTTTTTGGATGGCAGTTGAATGTGGGTCAAAACTACCGTGAAAGTATGCTGAATTCCAACCAGAATGATTTGTTAAAAAGTAATACCGACCGAATAGGCCGAGGTTATTTTGCAAAATCGGGATTGACATTCGATCTTGGACAAGACCGCTTATTGTTGAATTATGACATTTACCATAACAATAATGACAATTATACTTTAAGTAACGGAGAAGGCGCAGAAAAAGTAAAAGATCTTACAAAACCTGAAGGCTTCTATTACAGAGATTTTAATTTTGATGCTTCTGATGCCGCTAATACCAATAGCTTAAGGCAGGAAGCCGTTGTAACCTATCAGAAACGTTTTAGTGACAAGTCGCAAAAACTGGATTTCCAGTTTGGATACACAAAATCTACCAGCAGATTTGATCAGGATAATATCTTCAGGAAGGGGAAATACAGTAATGGCGACCCCATTCCAAATGTTGGAGGAAATATTCTTAATAATAATTCTGACATGAGGATTGCTACTTTCAAAGTAGATTATTCTCAACCGATTAAAATTCTTGACGGTGGTAAGGTAAGTTTTGGAGGATTGTATGAAAAACAAAACTTTGATACAGAAAGTAAAGGCTTAACCAATCTGGATTATCAGAGGCAAACAGCTTCCACATACCTGGAGTTTCAGGCTAAGTTTAAAAAGTTTGATTTCACCTTAGGATCCCGGGCTGAAAACTATGATATTTCAGGAATAACACGAATAATCGACAGCACCGGATCGGTGGTTCAAAAGGATCTTATTCCATTTAATAAGTTCAAATTGTTCCCTAATGCCAGTGTTCAGTATAACCTGATGAGTCAGGTGTCTATTGCAGCCAATTATAACAGAAAGATAAGTTTACCTAGTATTTCAGCTCTTAACCCGAATAATACAACATTCCAGGGACCGAATACTCAGGTGACAGGAAATCCAAATCTACAGCCTACTATATTCGATAATTATGAAGTGAAACTTTCAGCTTTTGATTACGCATTCATTGGATACAGTGTAAGCTCAGCTCAGAATCAGGTGGCCCAAATTATCAGAAAGGATGGAAAAAATCTCTTTAATGAGCAGGTTAACATTTCGAATATGAGGATTCATAACTTCAATGTTGGTCTTCCTATTCCGTTTATGATTTTCAGTAAATCTTTGAGTGAGGTCATGAAGTTTAATTTTAATCCTGATAAAATTAATTTCATGTATGTGTATGCAGGATATCAGAAACATGAAATTGATAACCTCAACAATAAAGGATTCTGGATCTTCAATGTTTCAACGCAGTTGATTTTACCGAAAGATATAAAATTAACGGCTAATTACAGCTACCTTACCCCAAAAGCAGGATATTTCTACTTTACGGCAGAGAAGCCATTTAACAATAACTTAGATATCACTGTGACTAAAAAGTTCATGAACAATCGCCTTACTGTTTCAGTTTTTGCGAATGATATTTTCAATGGTCAGGTAATGCAGGTACGCTCTAATCCGCCATCAGGAGAGAGTGTAATGCTTAGAACCAAGTATGATTCAAGGAATTTTGGAATTTCCATTAACTATAAGATTCCTACCAGGAACAAACTCGCTAAGGAAGATCCAAATATCTTAAACCAGACTAAAAAAGATGATAATGGTGGAGTAATGCAGCAAGGGCAATAA
- a CDS encoding HesA/MoeB/ThiF family protein: protein MKSEDIFKRYSRQIFIEEIGLEGQKKIINSKVLVIGAGGLGSPVIQYLAAAGVGTLAVADFDPIELHNLNRQVIHSENGVGQPKVKSAEAFVKSLNHQVEFVGIEMKIDSFNVEEIISQYDIVIDGSDNFPTRYLVNDTCVKLGKTLVYGSILGFSGQVAVFNHKRSKNLRDVFPEPPVDEEVADCDSLGVLGALPGIIGSMMALLTLKIITNLPVNLNQITLVDTINWRFQTVDF from the coding sequence ATGAAAAGCGAAGATATTTTTAAAAGATACAGCCGTCAAATATTTATTGAAGAAATAGGTCTGGAAGGACAAAAGAAGATCATCAACTCAAAAGTTCTTGTGATAGGAGCCGGGGGATTGGGAAGTCCTGTTATTCAGTATCTGGCGGCAGCGGGGGTTGGAACTCTGGCAGTGGCGGATTTTGACCCTATTGAACTTCATAACCTGAACCGGCAGGTGATTCATAGCGAAAATGGAGTGGGGCAACCAAAGGTTAAAAGTGCCGAAGCATTTGTTAAAAGCTTAAACCATCAGGTAGAATTCGTGGGAATTGAGATGAAAATAGATTCTTTCAATGTGGAAGAAATCATTTCCCAATATGATATTGTGATAGACGGATCTGATAATTTTCCGACGAGATATCTTGTGAATGATACATGTGTGAAGCTGGGGAAAACTTTAGTCTATGGAAGTATTCTAGGGTTTTCAGGACAGGTAGCTGTTTTTAACCACAAAAGAAGCAAAAACCTAAGAGATGTATTCCCTGAACCGCCAGTTGACGAAGAGGTAGCAGATTGTGACAGTCTTGGCGTTTTAGGAGCTTTACCAGGAATTATAGGAAGTATGATGGCCCTTCTGACATTGAAAATTATTACGAATCTCCCTGTTAATTTAAATCAGATAACTCTTGTAGATACCATAAACTGGAGATTTCAAACAGTTGATTTTTAA
- a CDS encoding thiamine phosphate synthase → MILVITPESPVQNEADHINEMFHEGLDLLHIRKPGITKEAMIDFINEINQAFYPRLVLHNHFDLGKEFTISRLHFREQDRKENMYQSLTHGNIISTSVHEIATYNTLEKDWEYSFVSPFLPSISKKGYGEHSTVMEDIKQRNNLEVRLIALGGIHPGNIQNVFDAGADGAALLGAIWESDEPVNIFKKCKKNVRL, encoded by the coding sequence ATGATTTTGGTGATCACTCCTGAATCACCGGTTCAAAATGAAGCAGATCATATCAATGAAATGTTTCACGAAGGGCTGGATCTGCTTCACATCAGAAAACCGGGAATCACTAAGGAAGCGATGATTGATTTTATCAACGAAATTAATCAAGCTTTCTATCCGAGACTGGTGCTGCATAATCATTTTGATTTGGGGAAAGAATTTACGATTTCAAGACTTCATTTTAGAGAACAAGATAGAAAGGAGAACATGTATCAATCCCTTACTCATGGAAATATTATTTCAACCTCAGTTCATGAGATTGCTACCTATAATACTTTGGAGAAAGATTGGGAATATTCTTTCGTAAGCCCGTTCCTTCCCAGTATCTCAAAAAAAGGATATGGTGAACATTCAACAGTGATGGAAGATATCAAACAACGAAATAATCTGGAGGTAAGATTAATTGCTTTAGGAGGAATTCATCCGGGTAATATTCAGAATGTTTTTGATGCTGGTGCAGATGGTGCTGCATTATTGGGTGCTATTTGGGAAAGTGATGAACCTGTAAATATTTTTAAAAAATGCAAAAAGAACGTCCGTTTGTAA
- a CDS encoding thiamine phosphate synthase has translation MEKLQYISQGNTAKEQESNIRKALDHGIKWIQVRWKNAPEKELISLCEMAKQLCSEYQTTCIINDHVQLVKEIDADGVHLGLTDGSIHEARTILGNHKIIGGTANTITDVLQRINEPCDYIGLGPLRFTNTKEKLSPVLGFEGYEEIINGLKGRSIDIPKIFAIGSVTLEDFLPLQEIGIYGVSVSGTITRQPSVINEFKKVMI, from the coding sequence ATGGAAAAATTACAATACATATCACAAGGAAATACAGCGAAAGAACAAGAATCAAATATCCGTAAAGCTTTAGATCACGGGATCAAATGGATTCAGGTTCGATGGAAAAACGCCCCTGAAAAAGAATTGATAAGCCTTTGTGAAATGGCTAAGCAACTTTGTTCGGAATATCAGACTACCTGCATCATCAATGATCATGTACAGCTGGTGAAAGAAATAGATGCAGATGGAGTTCATTTAGGACTCACTGACGGATCGATCCACGAAGCAAGAACAATTTTAGGAAATCATAAAATAATAGGGGGAACCGCCAATACCATCACTGATGTGCTTCAAAGGATCAATGAGCCCTGTGATTATATCGGATTGGGACCGTTGCGATTTACAAACACCAAAGAAAAACTAAGTCCTGTATTGGGTTTTGAAGGGTATGAGGAAATCATCAATGGCTTAAAAGGCCGGTCGATCGACATTCCGAAAATTTTTGCCATTGGAAGTGTTACACTTGAAGATTTTTTACCGTTACAGGAAATCGGAATTTATGGAGTATCCGTGTCAGGAACAATTACCAGGCAGCCCTCAGTGATTAATGAATTTAAAAAAGTAATGATATGA
- a CDS encoding RluA family pseudouridine synthase has product MKEQIVYEDNHLLVINKKVGQLVQGDKTGDESLLESIKNFIKIRDAKPGNVFLGLVHRIDRPTSGLVIYAKTSKALSRLTQMVKNREIKKTYWAVVGKEMIPQSQRLVHYLKKNEKNNKAIVFPKATEGAKEAILTYHIIKTLDNYLLLEIDLETGRHHQIRAQLSKTGVPIKGDLKYGSPRSNPDGGINLHARKLEFIHPVTKEEIEIIAPVPQNDAIWRACEQ; this is encoded by the coding sequence ATGAAGGAGCAGATTGTATATGAAGATAACCATCTTCTGGTGATTAATAAAAAGGTTGGCCAGCTTGTACAGGGCGACAAAACCGGCGATGAATCACTACTGGAATCTATCAAGAATTTTATAAAAATAAGAGATGCTAAGCCGGGAAACGTTTTTCTCGGCTTGGTTCATCGTATAGACCGTCCTACTTCAGGATTAGTGATCTATGCTAAAACTTCAAAAGCGCTTTCCCGTCTTACCCAGATGGTGAAAAACCGCGAGATCAAAAAGACATATTGGGCTGTGGTGGGAAAAGAAATGATTCCGCAGAGCCAAAGGCTTGTTCATTATTTGAAGAAAAACGAAAAGAATAATAAAGCCATCGTTTTTCCTAAAGCTACTGAGGGTGCCAAAGAAGCTATCTTAACATATCACATCATTAAAACGTTGGATAATTATTTACTTCTTGAGATTGATCTTGAAACTGGCAGGCATCATCAGATCCGCGCCCAGTTATCAAAAACAGGAGTTCCGATTAAAGGAGATCTTAAATATGGCTCTCCACGTTCCAACCCGGACGGCGGAATTAATCTTCACGCCAGAAAACTGGAATTTATCCATCCTGTCACCAAAGAAGAAATTGAAATTATAGCTCCGGTGCCTCAGAATGATGCCATCTGGAGGGCTTGTGAACAATAG
- the thiC gene encoding phosphomethylpyrimidine synthase ThiC yields the protein MAHSITCSPFPNSKKIYIEGKIHPINVAMREIKLSPTKLTNGSFEDNAPVTIYDTSGPYTDENSIIDIQKGLPRIREQWILNREDVHILNGITSEYGKARLADPRLDELRFSYDHKPKVAQEGKELTQLYYAKQGIITPEMEYVAIRENQRIEQLETASKEMAFQHPGNSFGANTPKSKITPEFVRAEIAAGRAIIPNNINHPESEPMIIGRNFLVKINANIGNSAVSSSIDEEVEKAVWACRWGADTIMDLSTGKNIHETREWIIRNSPVPIGTVPIYQALEKVKGVPEDLTWEVFKDTLIEQAEQGVSYFTIHAGVLLRYIHLTASRVTGIVSRGGSIMAKWCLFHHQENFLYTHFEEICEIMKKYDVAFSLGDGLRPGSIADANDAAQFAELETLGELTKIAWKHNVQVMIEGPGHVPMHMIKENMEKQLEVCDEAPFYTLGPLTTDIAPGYDHITSGIGAAMIGWFGCAMLCYVTPKEHLGLPNRDDVKVGVITYKLAAHAADLAKGHPGAQYRDNALSKARFEFRWEDQFNLSLDPDTARSYHDETLPADGAKIAHFCSMCGPKFCSMKITQEIRESAEKGMFDKSQEFIEKGKEIYI from the coding sequence ATGGCTCACTCCATTACATGTTCACCATTTCCGAACTCAAAGAAAATTTATATTGAAGGAAAAATACATCCCATCAATGTAGCAATGCGTGAAATTAAGCTTAGCCCGACCAAGCTTACCAACGGAAGTTTTGAAGACAATGCTCCCGTAACCATTTATGATACTTCAGGTCCCTATACTGATGAAAATTCAATAATCGACATTCAGAAGGGACTTCCAAGAATCAGAGAACAGTGGATACTCAACAGAGAAGATGTACATATCCTGAACGGGATTACTTCCGAGTATGGAAAAGCACGTTTAGCCGATCCACGTTTGGACGAATTACGCTTTTCCTACGATCATAAGCCCAAAGTTGCTCAGGAAGGAAAAGAGCTTACACAGCTTTACTATGCCAAACAAGGAATTATCACACCCGAAATGGAATATGTAGCAATCAGAGAAAATCAACGTATCGAGCAGCTGGAAACGGCTTCCAAAGAAATGGCGTTCCAACATCCCGGAAACAGCTTTGGAGCCAATACACCCAAAAGTAAAATTACCCCCGAATTTGTAAGAGCTGAAATTGCTGCCGGAAGGGCTATTATTCCAAATAATATCAATCACCCGGAAAGTGAACCGATGATTATCGGGCGAAATTTTTTGGTGAAAATTAATGCCAATATCGGAAATAGTGCCGTTTCATCGAGTATTGATGAAGAAGTAGAAAAGGCGGTATGGGCCTGCCGATGGGGTGCAGATACGATCATGGATCTTTCAACAGGAAAAAACATCCATGAAACGCGGGAATGGATCATCAGAAACAGCCCGGTTCCAATCGGTACGGTTCCCATTTATCAGGCTTTAGAAAAGGTAAAAGGAGTTCCCGAAGATCTGACATGGGAAGTTTTTAAAGATACTTTGATTGAACAGGCAGAACAGGGCGTGTCTTATTTTACAATTCATGCCGGTGTTTTATTGAGATATATTCACCTGACGGCCAGCAGAGTAACCGGAATTGTATCCCGCGGAGGATCTATTATGGCCAAATGGTGTCTCTTTCATCACCAGGAAAACTTCTTATATACTCATTTTGAGGAGATTTGTGAGATCATGAAGAAATATGATGTTGCTTTCTCTTTAGGAGACGGTCTTCGCCCCGGATCTATTGCTGATGCCAATGATGCGGCTCAATTTGCGGAACTGGAAACATTAGGTGAGCTGACCAAAATTGCATGGAAACATAATGTCCAGGTAATGATTGAAGGTCCTGGCCACGTTCCGATGCATATGATCAAAGAAAATATGGAAAAACAGCTTGAAGTATGTGATGAAGCTCCATTTTATACCTTAGGACCTTTGACAACAGATATTGCTCCGGGCTATGATCATATCACTTCGGGAATCGGAGCGGCAATGATTGGGTGGTTCGGATGCGCGATGCTTTGCTATGTAACTCCAAAAGAACACTTAGGACTTCCAAACAGAGATGATGTAAAGGTCGGAGTGATCACCTATAAACTGGCTGCGCACGCTGCAGATCTGGCGAAAGGTCACCCGGGAGCCCAGTACAGAGATAATGCCCTAAGCAAGGCCAGATTTGAATTCAGATGGGAAGATCAGTTTAATCTTTCACTCGATCCCGACACTGCAAGATCTTATCATGATGAAACTCTTCCCGCCGACGGTGCAAAGATTGCGCATTTCTGTTCTATGTGTGGTCCGAAATTCTGTTCAATGAAGATTACCCAGGAAATCAGAGAATCTGCAGAGAAGGGGATGTTTGATAAATCCCAGGAATTTATTGAAAAAGGAAAGGAAATTTATATATGA
- a CDS encoding hydroxymethylpyrimidine/phosphomethylpyrimidine kinase, with protein sequence MQKERPFVISIAGFDPSGGAGILADTKTFEQIGVTGFGVCTALTQQTESQCLRLEWRPLQEIIQGICILMDHYPVSAVKIGIVKDAEYLDEIIKTVQAYNFDIKIVWDPVLKSTSEFSFFNLETLSMLKNTVDKISLITPNYNEYGVLKDYNLFSDENLRPVLIKGGHREDQLGTDVLVEKGNEIILQPTDANTVYYPKHGSGCVMSSAIAGYLAKGESLEIACRKGKLYIEKFLKSSPGLLGTHS encoded by the coding sequence ATGCAAAAAGAACGTCCGTTTGTAATCAGTATTGCGGGCTTCGACCCGAGTGGTGGGGCAGGAATTTTAGCAGATACCAAAACGTTTGAACAAATAGGAGTGACAGGCTTTGGAGTTTGTACAGCGCTTACGCAGCAGACGGAATCCCAATGTCTGAGGTTAGAATGGCGCCCTTTACAGGAAATTATACAAGGAATTTGTATTCTGATGGATCATTATCCGGTTTCAGCAGTAAAAATCGGGATTGTGAAAGATGCCGAATATCTTGATGAAATTATAAAGACTGTTCAAGCATATAATTTTGATATCAAAATTGTTTGGGATCCTGTTTTAAAAAGTACGTCTGAATTTTCATTTTTCAACCTTGAAACCCTTTCAATGTTAAAAAATACAGTAGACAAGATCAGCTTAATAACTCCAAATTATAATGAATATGGAGTTTTAAAAGATTATAATCTGTTCTCTGATGAAAACTTACGTCCCGTACTTATCAAAGGAGGGCACAGAGAAGATCAGCTCGGAACGGATGTTTTAGTTGAAAAAGGAAATGAAATCATTTTACAACCCACGGATGCAAATACTGTTTATTATCCAAAGCATGGATCAGGATGTGTGATGTCTTCGGCAATTGCCGGATATCTGGCTAAGGGTGAAAGTCTTGAAATAGCCTGTAGAAAAGGAAAATTATATATTGAAAAATTTTTAAAAAGCAGTCCCGGCTTATTGGGAACGCATTCGTAA